In Notamacropus eugenii isolate mMacEug1 chromosome 1, mMacEug1.pri_v2, whole genome shotgun sequence, one genomic interval encodes:
- the LOC140505706 gene encoding interferon tau-2-like — protein MTSWTSLPVALMLLCSSMLCSLGCDLTQGVQEDFSLVNQMSTFSLVPCLKDRTNFNFPKEAMEGSQLQREDATVIVHEMLQQIFTLFNQNTAPAAWNQTQFMQLLIGLDQQMEQLERCRAQNVEREEPSLGSEHPKLALKNYFQGISQYLQGKEYSHCAWEVTRVEIRRCFLFIGKLSRKFKD, from the coding sequence ATGACCTCCTGGACCTCGTTGCCAGTTGCTCTGATGCTGCTCTGCTCCAGCATGCTCTGTTCCCTGGGCTGTGACTTGACTCAGGGTGTCCAGGAAGACTTCTCACTTGTGAACCAAATGAGCACATTTTCCCTGGTGCCATGTCTGAAGGACAGGACCAACTTCAACTTCCCAAAGGAAGCCATGGAGGGCAGCCAGCTCCAGAGAGAAGATGCCACAGTCATTGTTCATGAGATGCTCCAGCAGATCTTCACCCTCTTTAACCAGAATACTGCTCCTGCTGCCTGGAATCAAACCCAGTTCATGCAGCTGCTCATTGGACTGGATCAGCAGATGGAACAGCTGGAGAGGTGCCGTGCACAGAATGTGGAGAGGGAAGAGCCTTCCTTGGGAAGTGAACACCCCAAGCTGGCCCTAAAAAACTACTTCCAGGGGATAAGCCAGTACTTGCAAGGCAAAGAGTACAGTCATTGTGCCTGGGAGGTCACCCGAGTGGAAATCAGGAGATGCTTTCTGTTCATTGGCAAACTTTCAAGAAAGTTCAAGGACTAG